One region of Cobetia sp. cqz5-12 genomic DNA includes:
- the hslO gene encoding Hsp33 family molecular chaperone HslO: protein MQDSHSTDDAAAPSFDQIQRFLFDATNVRGEIVTLDKAYAEVLDRHSYPQAISRQLGEMLAAVALLTETIKLDGTMTLEVRGTGIVRQLMAESNPGGELRAIARLSDEAVLPTEESSLQELVGQGQIVITLDPREGKRYQGIVAIDQDSLAGCLESYFSQSEQLPTRLWLMADGKRTGGVMLQQLPNDDANKDPDAWERVVHLAETLKAEELLTLDQQEVLHRLYHEETVRIYEPKALRFGCTCSRERLGAALHSIAADELRQIVAEQGELATQCHFCHTRYSFSAAEVEAIIEDPDAESPVVH, encoded by the coding sequence ATGCAAGACTCCCATTCCACTGACGATGCGGCCGCGCCGAGCTTCGATCAGATCCAGCGCTTCCTGTTCGATGCCACCAACGTGCGTGGCGAGATCGTCACACTCGACAAGGCCTACGCCGAGGTGCTCGATCGTCACTCCTACCCGCAGGCCATCTCGCGCCAGCTGGGTGAGATGCTGGCGGCCGTGGCGCTGCTGACCGAGACCATCAAGCTCGATGGCACCATGACGCTGGAAGTGCGCGGTACCGGTATCGTGCGCCAGCTGATGGCCGAGTCGAACCCCGGCGGCGAGCTGCGCGCCATCGCACGCCTCAGCGATGAAGCGGTGTTGCCGACGGAAGAGTCCAGCCTGCAGGAGCTGGTTGGCCAGGGTCAGATCGTGATCACCCTCGACCCGCGTGAAGGCAAGCGCTATCAGGGCATCGTGGCCATCGATCAGGACAGCCTCGCCGGCTGCCTGGAGAGCTACTTCAGCCAGTCAGAGCAGCTGCCGACCCGGCTGTGGCTGATGGCCGATGGCAAGCGCACTGGCGGCGTGATGCTGCAGCAGCTGCCCAACGATGACGCCAACAAGGACCCGGATGCCTGGGAGCGCGTCGTGCACCTGGCCGAGACCCTCAAGGCCGAGGAGCTGCTGACGCTGGATCAGCAGGAAGTGTTGCATCGTCTCTATCACGAAGAAACCGTGCGCATCTATGAGCCCAAGGCGCTGCGTTTCGGCTGCACCTGTTCGCGCGAGCGTCTGGGCGCCGCCCTGCACAGCATCGCCGCCGACGAGTTGCGTCAGATCGTCGCCGAGCAGGGCGAGCTGGCCACCCAGTGTCACTTCTGCCATACCCGCTATTCCTTCAGTGCCGCGGAAGTGGAAGCGATCATCGAGGATCCTGACGCCGAAAGCCCCGTCGTGCATTGA
- a CDS encoding RNA-binding S4 domain-containing protein: protein MSDQVRIDKWLWAARFFKTRGMAKKAIEGGKIQYNGGKVKTSKTVEVGAVIEVPQGWDRLVVEVLALSDQRRGAPEAQKLYQETQESRERREREAETRRLGNQGMTPPPGRPDKKQRRNIHRFQRQDADS, encoded by the coding sequence ATGAGCGATCAGGTACGTATCGACAAGTGGTTGTGGGCGGCGCGCTTCTTCAAGACGCGTGGCATGGCCAAGAAGGCCATCGAAGGCGGCAAGATCCAGTACAACGGCGGCAAGGTGAAAACCTCCAAGACCGTCGAGGTCGGCGCCGTGATCGAGGTGCCGCAGGGCTGGGATCGCCTCGTCGTCGAGGTGCTCGCCCTCAGCGACCAGCGCCGTGGCGCGCCCGAGGCCCAGAAGCTCTATCAGGAGACGCAGGAGTCCCGCGAGCGCCGTGAGCGTGAGGCCGAGACGCGTCGCCTCGGCAATCAGGGCATGACGCCTCCTCCCGGCCGTCCTGACAAGAAACAGCGTCGCAACATCCATCGCTTCCAGCGCCAGGATGCCGATAGCTGA
- the yrfG gene encoding GMP/IMP nucleotidase — protein MLDWNTIDTVLLDMDGTLLDLHFDSHFWLEHLPRRYCELHRLDEALQADLKARIISESGTLNWYSLDYWSRELELDVVALKREVQHLIGYRHEAEDFLAWLRDQPQRVVLATNADRHGIDLKFALTGMGDYFDAVVSSADLGHAKEEQAFWHKLNEIEPFDPARTLFIDDNPQVLESAHTYGIAHLLGVRQPDSKRPARDFERVHGLDGFAELTEGAGSEVANAGASSDGEGKEAS, from the coding sequence ATGCTTGACTGGAACACTATCGACACCGTGCTGTTGGACATGGACGGCACTCTGCTTGACCTTCACTTCGACAGCCACTTCTGGCTCGAACACCTGCCCAGGCGCTATTGCGAGCTGCACCGCCTCGATGAGGCGCTGCAGGCCGATCTCAAGGCGCGCATCATCAGCGAGTCCGGCACGCTCAACTGGTACAGCCTCGATTACTGGAGCCGTGAGCTCGAGCTCGACGTCGTCGCCCTGAAGCGTGAAGTGCAGCATCTGATCGGCTATCGCCATGAGGCCGAGGACTTCCTCGCCTGGCTGCGCGATCAGCCGCAACGCGTGGTGCTGGCGACCAACGCCGACCGTCATGGCATCGATCTCAAGTTCGCGCTGACCGGCATGGGCGACTACTTCGACGCCGTGGTGTCGTCCGCGGATCTGGGCCACGCCAAGGAAGAGCAGGCCTTCTGGCACAAGCTCAACGAGATCGAGCCCTTCGATCCGGCGCGTACCCTGTTCATCGATGACAATCCCCAGGTGCTGGAAAGTGCCCACACCTATGGCATTGCCCATCTGCTGGGCGTGCGACAGCCGGATTCGAAACGCCCTGCGCGTGATTTCGAGCGTGTGCACGGCCTGGACGGCTTTGCGGAGCTGACCGAGGGTGCGGGCTCTGAGGTGGCCAATGCCGGAGCCTCGAGCGACGGGGAGGGCAAGGAGGCGTCATGA
- the nudE gene encoding ADP compounds hydrolase NudE → MSHAGDSHTLTPPRIDSRHEVARSRLFAVEALELTFSNGATRSFERLKSGGHGAVMIVAMPDPDHVLLIREYAAGPEQYVLTLPKGLIDPGEDPVTAANRELMEECGYGAHNIEPLAELSLAPNYMDHRMNVMLARDLFEKRLPGDEPEPLVVERHRLDELPALLAREDFHEARAIAALFMARERLLAGEDTYSPRWW, encoded by the coding sequence ATGAGTCATGCAGGCGACAGCCACACGCTGACGCCACCGCGGATCGACTCACGCCACGAGGTCGCCCGCTCGCGCCTGTTCGCCGTCGAAGCGCTGGAATTGACCTTCTCCAATGGCGCCACCCGCAGCTTCGAGCGCCTCAAGAGCGGCGGTCATGGCGCGGTGATGATCGTCGCCATGCCCGACCCCGACCATGTGCTGCTGATCCGCGAATATGCCGCTGGCCCTGAGCAATATGTGCTGACCCTGCCCAAGGGGCTGATCGACCCGGGCGAGGACCCGGTGACCGCCGCCAATCGCGAATTGATGGAAGAATGTGGCTATGGCGCACACAACATCGAACCCCTGGCCGAACTGAGCCTGGCGCCCAACTACATGGATCACCGCATGAACGTGATGCTGGCGCGCGATCTGTTCGAAAAGCGCCTGCCGGGGGATGAGCCGGAACCGCTGGTCGTCGAGCGCCACCGCCTCGATGAACTGCCGGCGCTGCTGGCACGCGAGGACTTCCACGAGGCACGCGCGATCGCGGCGCTGTTCATGGCACGCGAACGCCTGCTGGCCGGGGAAGACACCTACAGCCCGCGCTGGTGGTAA
- a CDS encoding helicase HerA-like domain-containing protein, which yields MPDVLIGGLAGQGPKGHITLAGALANRHGLVAGATGTGKTVTLQVLAEEFSRMGVPVFTADVKGDLSGIAAAGAPHPRVDERLASLGINDWQPQAAPVRLWDLFGKSGHAVRASVASMGPELMSTLLELNDTQSGLMYLAFDHAEREGLELIDLKDLISLLKHIERERECFEERYGSVSPQSLGAMLRRVHVLATQGGERFFAEPALDINDMLATTGEGDQTRGFINLLDGRELMQSPRLYTTFLLWFLSTLFRTLPERGDADRPVLVFFFDEAHLLFDAAPKALLERLEQTVRLIRSKGVGVYFVTQSPADIPDDVLGQLGNRIQHALRAFTPRDQKAVKTAAETFRPNPALDTAQVITELGVGEALVSVLDSKGTPTQVERTLIAPPRGRIGPLSDSERTALLASSSLAGRYDEVIDRESAHERLEAQLTSSATAQVRPQETPAATPDTTPSTAEHDGSAQAAASRDSEQTSPVAESAPRSGGRQRQGVMETLLKSVMRALGSQLGRTLIRSLLRSFTRR from the coding sequence ATGCCAGACGTGCTGATCGGGGGACTCGCAGGACAGGGACCCAAGGGCCACATCACGCTAGCCGGGGCACTGGCCAATCGTCACGGTCTGGTCGCCGGCGCGACAGGTACCGGCAAGACCGTCACGTTGCAGGTGCTGGCAGAAGAGTTTTCGCGCATGGGAGTGCCGGTGTTCACCGCCGACGTCAAGGGCGACCTCTCGGGCATTGCCGCGGCGGGTGCCCCGCATCCACGCGTCGATGAACGCCTCGCCAGCCTCGGCATCAATGACTGGCAGCCTCAGGCCGCGCCCGTCAGGCTGTGGGATCTGTTCGGCAAGAGCGGGCATGCGGTGCGCGCCAGCGTGGCTTCCATGGGGCCTGAGCTGATGTCGACCCTGCTGGAATTGAACGACACCCAGAGTGGCCTGATGTACCTGGCCTTCGATCATGCCGAGCGTGAAGGACTGGAGCTGATCGACCTCAAGGACCTGATCAGCCTGCTCAAGCATATCGAGCGTGAACGCGAATGCTTCGAGGAGCGCTATGGCAGTGTCAGCCCCCAGAGCCTCGGTGCCATGCTGCGCCGGGTGCATGTACTGGCCACCCAGGGCGGCGAGCGCTTCTTCGCCGAACCGGCGCTCGACATCAATGACATGCTGGCGACCACGGGCGAGGGAGACCAGACACGCGGCTTCATCAATCTGCTCGATGGGCGTGAGTTGATGCAGAGTCCCCGCCTCTATACCACCTTTCTGCTGTGGTTCCTGTCGACGCTCTTTCGCACCCTCCCCGAACGCGGCGATGCCGATCGCCCGGTGCTGGTGTTCTTCTTCGATGAGGCTCACCTGCTGTTCGACGCCGCACCCAAGGCATTGCTTGAGCGTCTTGAGCAGACGGTGCGCCTGATTCGCTCCAAGGGGGTCGGCGTCTACTTCGTGACCCAATCCCCCGCCGACATCCCCGATGACGTGCTCGGCCAGCTGGGTAACAGGATCCAGCATGCCCTGCGCGCCTTCACTCCACGCGACCAGAAAGCCGTCAAGACCGCTGCCGAGACCTTCCGCCCCAACCCGGCCCTCGATACGGCTCAGGTAATCACGGAGCTGGGCGTGGGCGAGGCACTGGTCTCGGTGCTCGACAGCAAGGGCACGCCCACCCAGGTGGAGCGCACCTTGATCGCGCCGCCGCGTGGGCGGATAGGCCCGTTGAGTGACAGCGAGCGCACAGCGTTGCTGGCAAGCTCATCACTGGCCGGTCGCTATGATGAGGTGATAGATCGTGAATCGGCTCACGAGCGTCTCGAGGCGCAACTGACGAGCTCGGCGACGGCCCAGGTTCGGCCACAGGAGACACCAGCGGCAACGCCTGACACCACGCCGTCTACTGCAGAACATGATGGAAGCGCTCAAGCCGCTGCCAGCCGCGACTCCGAGCAAACAAGTCCGGTGGCCGAAAGCGCCCCACGCTCCGGTGGCAGGCAGCGTCAGGGCGTCATGGAGACCCTGCTCAAGTCCGTGATGCGCGCCTTGGGGTCACAGCTGGGACGGACCCTGATTCGCAGCCTGCTGCGCTCCTTCACTCGCCGCTGA
- a CDS encoding diguanylate cyclase domain-containing protein: MLPTPPARPPSSGYSSPVDTPELSPQAAAATVFLNENLGPAQLQALFTLTLAPAGTFSEQLREYLVTACRLLGMTTGILGHAEANRYEIMAAVNPPPGKVEGAIAPLNETFCNEVVEQAGCIAYANIATTPALEAHPALKSMPFQSYIAAPVWTEGRLTGTVCFGDNSPRAADFSVSDRALVETLASLLGGLIDRENARKRLTSELSNLRLAYQEMELLFSRCQLPMAIMDFHGHWTRLNPALAQLLGTERSELQRGALEDVSHPADMQACQEALLAMQAGEITHFEQPHRYLGRQGQIIEVMLHLDVIDSHSGVILSQHQDLSEQRSHEESLARMRHKLASMAPPGPAVPSVLDKLLPAEIFEQQLDGEIARSARHGQPLSILLLNVDAFTDFNRQYGRAAGDRALQQVSTILRNATRKSDLLSQRDDGSLIAVLGQTDSSGAIILAERVRHATAELHGLDGPVTCSIGLTCYHPAPDTLTLANRLELCERAQHALKKAKRQGRNRVRFLELEPVIPTDTFASPQAPSGFPSPDLP; this comes from the coding sequence ATGCTGCCCACCCCGCCCGCACGGCCACCCTCCTCGGGGTACTCGAGTCCAGTTGATACCCCAGAGCTCTCACCACAAGCCGCCGCCGCGACTGTCTTCCTCAATGAGAATCTCGGGCCTGCCCAGCTGCAAGCGTTGTTTACCCTGACACTCGCGCCTGCGGGTACCTTCAGCGAACAGCTCAGAGAGTACCTGGTGACCGCTTGCCGCCTGCTGGGGATGACCACCGGCATCCTCGGCCACGCTGAGGCCAATCGCTATGAAATCATGGCGGCGGTCAACCCGCCGCCCGGCAAGGTCGAGGGCGCGATCGCACCGCTGAACGAGACCTTCTGCAATGAAGTCGTTGAGCAGGCAGGCTGCATCGCCTACGCCAATATCGCGACCACGCCAGCACTCGAGGCTCATCCGGCCCTCAAGTCGATGCCCTTCCAGAGCTACATCGCCGCCCCGGTATGGACCGAAGGCCGTCTGACCGGCACCGTCTGCTTCGGCGACAACTCACCGCGCGCGGCAGATTTCAGCGTCAGCGATCGTGCACTGGTCGAGACACTGGCCAGCCTGCTGGGAGGCTTGATCGATCGTGAGAATGCGCGCAAGCGGCTGACTAGTGAACTGAGCAACCTGCGCCTCGCCTACCAGGAGATGGAGCTGCTGTTCTCGCGCTGCCAGCTCCCGATGGCGATCATGGACTTCCATGGCCATTGGACACGTCTCAATCCGGCGCTGGCCCAACTGCTGGGGACGGAGAGGAGTGAACTGCAGCGCGGCGCGCTGGAGGATGTCTCCCACCCTGCTGACATGCAGGCCTGTCAGGAGGCGCTTCTGGCCATGCAGGCCGGCGAGATCACCCACTTCGAGCAGCCGCATCGCTATCTGGGCAGACAGGGGCAGATCATCGAAGTCATGCTGCATCTGGATGTGATCGACAGCCACTCCGGCGTCATTCTCAGCCAGCACCAGGACCTCAGCGAGCAGCGCTCCCACGAGGAGAGCCTGGCCCGCATGCGGCACAAGCTGGCCAGCATGGCGCCCCCGGGTCCGGCCGTGCCGTCGGTGCTGGACAAGCTGTTGCCCGCCGAGATCTTCGAGCAACAGCTGGATGGCGAGATAGCACGCAGTGCACGCCACGGGCAGCCACTGTCGATCCTGCTGCTCAACGTGGATGCCTTTACCGACTTCAATCGCCAGTACGGCCGCGCCGCAGGAGACCGCGCACTGCAGCAGGTCTCCACCATCCTGCGCAACGCGACACGCAAGAGCGACCTGCTCAGCCAGCGTGATGATGGCTCGCTGATTGCGGTGCTGGGCCAGACAGATTCCAGCGGCGCCATCATCCTCGCCGAGCGCGTCCGCCATGCCACGGCAGAACTGCATGGTCTCGACGGGCCGGTCACCTGCAGCATCGGGCTGACCTGCTATCACCCGGCGCCCGATACGCTCACGCTGGCCAACCGGCTCGAGCTCTGCGAGCGCGCCCAGCACGCACTCAAGAAGGCCAAACGCCAGGGACGCAATCGCGTGCGCTTCCTGGAGCTTGAGCCGGTCATTCCGACGGACACCTTCGCAAGCCCCCAGGCCCCGAGCGGCTTCCCCTCGCCCGACCTGCCCTGA
- the ilvD gene encoding dihydroxy-acid dehydratase codes for MPEYRSRTTTAGRNMAGARALWRATGMKDGDFQKPIIAVANSFTQFVPGHVHLKDMGQLVAREIEKAGGVAKEFNTIAVDDGIAMGHDGMLYSLPSRDLIADSVEYMVNAHCADALVCISNCDKITPGMLMAAMRLNIPVIFVSGGPMEAGKTKLLDHGLDLVDAMVIAADDSVDDETVAEIERSACPTCGSCSGMFTANSMNCLMEALGLALPGNGTVLATHSDRRRLFENAGHRIVELARRYYEGNEEHLLPRAIGSRAAFANAMTLDIAMGGSTNTILHLLAAAQEAGVDFTMSDIDKLSHSVPQMCKVAPNTQKYHIEDVHRAGGIMGILGELDRAGVLDTSVPTVYGDSLSAALEEWDIMRSPTDEVVEFYRAGPGGIPTQTAFSQSARWPSLDGDRAQGCIRDYDHCFSTQGGLAVLYGNIALDGCVVKTAGVDDSILVFEGRAYVCESQDQAVEDILADKVKEGDVVIIRYEGPKGGPGMQEMLYPTSYLKSKGLGKACALLTDGRFSGGTSGLSIGHASPEAAAGGAIGLVEHGDTILIDIPNRTINVKLSDSELHERREAMDARGKDAWKPSIQRNRRVSAALKAYALLATSADKGAVRDLSKLD; via the coding sequence ATGCCAGAGTATCGCTCCCGTACGACCACCGCAGGTCGTAACATGGCCGGCGCTCGCGCCCTGTGGCGCGCCACCGGCATGAAAGATGGCGACTTCCAGAAGCCGATCATCGCCGTTGCCAACTCCTTCACCCAGTTCGTGCCGGGCCACGTCCACCTCAAGGACATGGGTCAGCTGGTCGCGCGCGAGATCGAGAAGGCCGGCGGCGTCGCCAAGGAATTCAACACCATCGCGGTCGATGATGGCATCGCCATGGGCCACGACGGCATGCTGTATTCGCTGCCGTCGCGTGACCTGATTGCCGATAGCGTCGAATACATGGTGAATGCCCACTGTGCGGATGCGCTGGTGTGCATCTCCAACTGTGACAAGATCACCCCGGGGATGCTGATGGCCGCCATGCGCCTCAATATCCCGGTCATCTTCGTCTCCGGCGGCCCGATGGAAGCCGGCAAGACCAAGCTGCTGGATCACGGCCTCGATCTGGTCGATGCCATGGTCATCGCCGCCGATGACAGCGTCGACGACGAGACGGTTGCCGAGATCGAGCGCAGCGCCTGCCCGACCTGTGGCAGCTGCTCGGGCATGTTCACGGCCAACTCCATGAACTGCCTGATGGAAGCGCTGGGTCTGGCATTGCCGGGCAACGGCACCGTACTGGCCACTCACTCCGATCGTCGTCGTCTGTTCGAGAACGCCGGGCATCGCATCGTCGAGCTGGCGCGCCGTTACTACGAAGGCAACGAAGAGCACCTGTTGCCGCGTGCCATCGGCTCCCGCGCCGCCTTCGCCAACGCGATGACGCTGGATATCGCCATGGGTGGCTCGACCAACACCATCCTGCACCTGCTGGCCGCCGCTCAGGAAGCCGGTGTCGACTTCACCATGTCCGACATCGACAAGCTGTCCCACAGCGTGCCGCAGATGTGCAAGGTGGCGCCGAACACCCAGAAATATCACATCGAGGATGTCCATCGTGCCGGCGGCATCATGGGGATTCTGGGCGAGCTGGATCGTGCCGGTGTGCTGGATACCTCAGTGCCGACCGTCTATGGCGACTCGCTGTCTGCGGCGCTGGAAGAGTGGGACATCATGCGTTCGCCCACTGATGAAGTCGTCGAGTTCTATCGCGCCGGGCCGGGCGGTATTCCGACCCAGACCGCCTTCTCGCAGAGCGCGCGCTGGCCGAGCCTGGATGGTGATCGCGCCCAGGGCTGTATCCGCGATTACGACCATTGCTTCTCCACTCAGGGCGGCCTGGCCGTGCTGTACGGCAACATCGCCCTGGATGGTTGCGTGGTGAAGACCGCTGGCGTCGATGACTCCATCCTGGTCTTCGAAGGCCGTGCCTACGTCTGCGAGTCCCAGGATCAGGCGGTGGAAGACATCCTGGCCGACAAGGTCAAGGAAGGCGACGTCGTGATCATCCGCTACGAAGGGCCGAAGGGCGGACCGGGCATGCAGGAAATGCTCTACCCGACGTCCTATCTCAAGTCCAAGGGGCTGGGCAAGGCGTGTGCGCTGCTCACCGACGGCCGTTTTTCCGGCGGTACCTCGGGCCTGTCCATCGGCCACGCGTCTCCGGAAGCGGCGGCGGGCGGTGCCATCGGTCTGGTCGAGCATGGCGACACCATTCTGATCGACATCCCGAACCGCACCATCAACGTCAAGCTGAGCGACAGCGAGCTGCATGAGCGCCGTGAAGCGATGGATGCCCGTGGCAAGGATGCCTGGAAGCCAAGCATCCAGCGCAACCGTCGTGTCTCCGCCGCGCTCAAGGCCTATGCCTTGCTGGCGACCTCTGCTGACAAGGGTGCCGTGCGCGACCTGAGCAAGCTGGACTGA
- a CDS encoding YegP family protein, whose protein sequence is MAGKFVITRGKDSKFYFALKAGNGEKILQSQGYADKRGCLNGVESVRKNAVEEKRFTREVAKDGRFYFTLLAANSQQIGRSQMYKSESGRDNGIASVGRNAAEAAVLEQLDTA, encoded by the coding sequence ATGGCCGGAAAATTCGTCATCACTCGGGGCAAGGACAGCAAGTTCTACTTTGCACTGAAGGCAGGCAACGGCGAGAAGATCCTGCAGAGTCAGGGCTATGCCGACAAGCGCGGCTGCCTGAACGGCGTGGAGTCCGTGCGCAAGAATGCCGTCGAAGAAAAACGCTTCACCCGGGAAGTCGCCAAGGACGGACGTTTCTATTTCACCTTGCTGGCCGCCAACAGCCAGCAGATCGGTCGCAGTCAGATGTACAAGTCGGAATCCGGCCGCGACAACGGCATCGCCAGCGTCGGGCGCAATGCCGCTGAGGCGGCCGTGCTGGAACAGCTCGATACCGCCTGA
- the lon gene encoding endopeptidase La, which produces MPRHEEISDNDDILAGFEDDSQSQEPSSSASGGLVPSGDQLPERIYLLPIHNRPFFPAQVQPLVINKQRWAETMQLVGNTPHHAVGLAFVGDVEVDELGVEHFPEIGSAVRVHKPEDGDDQVQFIAQGLRRFRITRWLSRKPPYLVEVTYPREPVDAESDEARAYAMAMINGIKELLPINPLYGEELKQYLNRFSPHEPGPLTDFAAAITSAKGAELQEVLESLPVMERMQKVLPLLRKEIEVAQLQTEISQQVNAQMEKHQREFFLREQLKVIQRELGISKDDRENDVDTFRGRLDELKVPERVQSRIDDELDKLSVLETGSPEYGTTRNYLDWLTSLPWGITSTDQLDLAHARKVLNRDHDGLDDVKSRIVEFLAEGTFKGDVGGSILLLVGPPGVGKTSIGRSIAQALGREFYRFSIGGMRDESEIKGHRRTYVGAMPGKLVQALKEVKVENPVIMLDEIDKLGQSFQGDPASALLEVLDPEQNVDFLDHYLDVRLDLSKVLFVCTANTLDSIPGPLLDRMEQIRLSGYIAEEKMAIAKHHLWPKLLTRDNIPKKRINLSDAALRQVIEGYAREAGVRQLEKQLHRIVRKAAVKLLEEELATVKVSVKNLEEFLGAPIFRREKVLAGEGVVTGLAWTSMGGATLPIEATRVHGLTRGLKLTGKLGDVMQESANIAYSYTLANLEAYDAEADFFNESFIHLHVPEGATPKDGPSAGVTMTTALMSLAKHQAPRKGLAMTGELTLTGQVLPVGGIREKVIAARRSDIYELILPQANQRDYDELPEYLKEGMIVHFAARYADVSRVVFDNDSAQRH; this is translated from the coding sequence ATGCCACGTCACGAAGAGATTTCCGATAACGACGACATTCTTGCCGGCTTCGAGGATGACAGCCAGTCACAAGAGCCTTCTTCTTCCGCCTCGGGTGGGCTGGTGCCGAGTGGTGACCAGCTGCCGGAGCGCATCTACCTGCTGCCGATTCACAATCGCCCGTTCTTCCCGGCCCAGGTTCAGCCGCTGGTGATCAACAAGCAGCGTTGGGCCGAGACCATGCAGCTGGTCGGCAATACGCCGCATCATGCTGTCGGCCTGGCCTTCGTCGGCGATGTCGAAGTGGATGAGCTGGGGGTCGAGCACTTCCCTGAGATCGGCTCTGCCGTGCGCGTCCACAAGCCCGAAGACGGCGATGACCAGGTACAGTTCATCGCCCAGGGGCTGCGTCGCTTCCGCATCACGCGATGGCTGTCGCGCAAGCCTCCCTATCTGGTCGAGGTCACCTATCCGCGCGAGCCGGTCGATGCCGAGAGCGATGAGGCGCGCGCCTACGCGATGGCGATGATCAACGGCATCAAGGAGCTGTTGCCGATCAACCCGCTGTACGGTGAGGAGCTCAAGCAGTACCTCAATCGCTTCAGCCCCCATGAGCCAGGCCCGCTGACCGACTTCGCCGCTGCCATCACCTCGGCCAAGGGCGCTGAGCTGCAGGAGGTGCTGGAGTCGCTGCCGGTGATGGAGCGCATGCAGAAGGTGCTGCCCCTGTTGCGCAAGGAAATCGAGGTTGCACAGCTGCAGACCGAGATCTCCCAGCAGGTCAATGCGCAAATGGAGAAGCATCAGCGCGAATTCTTCCTGCGCGAACAGCTCAAGGTCATCCAGCGTGAACTGGGCATCTCCAAGGATGACCGCGAGAACGATGTCGATACCTTCCGTGGCCGTCTCGATGAGCTCAAGGTGCCGGAGCGCGTCCAGTCACGCATCGATGATGAGCTCGACAAGCTGTCGGTGCTGGAGACCGGCTCGCCGGAATACGGCACTACGCGCAACTATCTCGATTGGCTGACCTCGCTGCCGTGGGGCATCACCTCCACCGACCAGCTGGATCTCGCCCATGCGCGCAAGGTGCTCAATCGCGATCATGACGGGCTGGATGATGTGAAGTCACGCATTGTCGAGTTTCTGGCCGAGGGTACCTTCAAGGGCGATGTCGGCGGCTCTATCCTGTTGCTGGTCGGTCCGCCCGGCGTGGGCAAGACTTCCATAGGTCGCTCCATCGCCCAGGCGCTGGGACGTGAGTTCTATCGCTTCTCGATCGGTGGCATGCGCGATGAGTCCGAGATCAAGGGTCATCGCCGCACCTACGTGGGCGCCATGCCCGGCAAGCTGGTGCAGGCGCTCAAGGAGGTCAAGGTCGAGAATCCGGTGATCATGCTCGATGAGATCGACAAGCTGGGGCAGTCCTTCCAGGGCGACCCGGCCTCGGCGCTGCTCGAGGTGCTGGACCCGGAGCAGAACGTCGACTTCCTCGATCACTACCTCGATGTGCGCCTCGATCTCTCCAAGGTGCTGTTCGTGTGTACCGCCAACACGCTGGACAGCATTCCCGGCCCGCTGCTGGACCGCATGGAGCAGATCCGCCTCTCCGGTTACATCGCCGAGGAGAAGATGGCGATCGCCAAGCATCACCTGTGGCCGAAGCTGCTGACCCGCGACAACATTCCCAAGAAGCGCATCAATCTGAGTGATGCTGCGCTGCGTCAGGTGATCGAGGGCTATGCCCGTGAGGCCGGCGTGCGCCAGCTGGAGAAACAGCTGCACCGTATCGTGCGCAAGGCGGCGGTGAAGTTGCTGGAAGAAGAGCTTGCGACCGTGAAGGTCTCGGTCAAGAACCTCGAGGAATTCCTCGGCGCGCCGATCTTCCGTCGCGAGAAGGTCCTGGCCGGCGAAGGCGTGGTGACCGGGCTTGCCTGGACCAGCATGGGCGGTGCGACCCTGCCCATCGAAGCCACTCGGGTGCATGGCCTGACACGTGGCTTGAAGCTGACCGGCAAGCTGGGCGACGTGATGCAGGAATCGGCCAACATCGCCTACTCCTACACCCTGGCCAATCTCGAGGCCTATGATGCCGAGGCGGACTTCTTCAACGAGTCCTTCATTCACCTGCACGTCCCTGAGGGCGCGACGCCCAAGGACGGCCCCAGTGCCGGCGTGACCATGACCACGGCGTTGATGTCGTTGGCCAAGCATCAGGCGCCGCGCAAGGGGCTGGCGATGACCGGTGAGCTGACCTTGACCGGCCAGGTGCTGCCGGTAGGCGGTATCCGCGAGAAGGTGATCGCCGCTCGGCGCAGTGATATCTATGAGCTGATTCTGCCGCAGGCCAACCAGCGCGATTACGATGAGCTGCCGGAATATCTGAAGGAGGGCATGATCGTGCACTTCGCGGCGCGCTACGCGGATGTCTCGCGTGTGGTCTTCGACAATGACAGCGCACAGCGCCACTGA